The DNA region CCCATAATCGTCATTTATTTTTTCAGCGTTATTAATTTGCTCTAATAAGTTTTCTATAATTTCAATTCTCTTTTTATAATTAATTACAATGGCCTCTAATATGCGTTCTGAGTCCAAGTTTTTTTGAAGTTCTAACTTTAATACGTCATACTCTTGGTCTAACTCATCCATAAACAGTAAAAACTCATGCTTATCTTCTTCTGATAATTTCGAATTAGTATTAATAAGCTTTACCTGATGTGCCACTAATGCCTTATAATGCATATCTATATCGTTAAGCTCTTGCGAGGTAACGCTATTTTGTTGATTGTCAATTTTATCATTTGAAAAAAAGTTAATCACTGAAAACAATCCAATAGCAATCACAATGCTAGCCGCCACTTTTAGTATTCGTGAATTCCACAACTTTATAGTTTTGGGCTTTTTATCTAAATCGTCAAGCCTAGACTCAATAGTTGCCCAAAGTTTTGCTTTGTCTGCTTTATGCTCATCAAAGAAGTGCTTATTTTCTTTTATGTGTTTTTCGAAATTATCCATTATATTGTTTTTACAATTTCAATTAATTTTTTCTTAGCTCTATGGTATTGCGATTTTGAGGTTGATACTGAAATCTCTAATATTTCCGAAATTTCTATGTGGTCATATCCTTCAATCAAATAGAGGTTAATTATTTGTTGGTAACCCGGAGGTAACAACCGTATTCCTTTACTAATTTTTTTTATATCGGTTACAGGTGCATCTTCATTGGTTTCTTCTGTTATGCGATACATTTCATTTTCAATAGGCAATACTGGTATTCTTTTTAGCTTTAAATGATTAATACTTTTATTAACCACAATTCTTTTTAACCACGAACCAAAAGTACTTTCATATCTAAAAGACGATAGGTTCTTAAAGGCATCAACAAAACTATCTTGAACAACATCTTCAGCATCTTCTTTTATACGTACCATACGTAATCCCACATTGTACATAGCATCTACATATAGTTGGTATAACTTATATTGCGAGTTTCTATCTCCAATCTTGCTTTTTTCAACAAGTTCTTTATGGGTATATAAGATGTTGGTCTTCAATTAATTTTATTAGCTGTAATTCTATTTAAAATAGTTTTTATTTTTAAGCTACTACTATAGACAGCCTAAAATGGTAAGGGTTGCATTTAAATGACTAAAAAATAAAAGTATTGTTACAAAATGCTGGTTATTTAGATAACTAATTTATTATCAAATACTTTTCTATATTTGCTTCACTTCCTTTATCAGATTTAGGATATAACAATTTCTATTACTAATTTAAATACCTATAACATGAAAATCAACAAAATTTTAATGCTAGCGTTTCTCTTTTTTGTTACGCAACTAACTACTGCTCAAACAGAGTTACAAGAAATTACTTCAACCTTAATGGATTATATAGAAGGTACTGCCAACGGTGAACCTGACCGGGTAAAAAAGGCATTTCACCCTGACCTGAATCTTTATACGGTTGCTGGTGATAGTCTAAGGGTTTGGCATGGGCAAAATTATACAGGTGGTATAAAAAAAGGAAGAATAAGCAACCGTATTGGAAGAATAGTAGCTATTGATTATGAAAACAATGCCGCTAGTGCTAAGATTGAAATACTAATGCCTGATGCAAAAAGAAGATATACAGACTATTTGTTATTGCTAAAATACCAAGGTAGTTGGAAGATTATACATAAGTCATATACTTTTGTGAAGTATCCTGACGAATAACGTTTGAGTATTTAAACTAAAATATAGTTCAAAAGTTTGCAATAATAGCTTAAGCATATAATTCACTTTACATAAAAACCTATTTGAGATTTCTACAATCTTAAATAGGTTTTTTTAATGCTACAGTTTAAAAACTTACAATTTCAGTCTAAACCAACCTTAAATGTATTCTTTTCTCTTCTCAAAATCAATTTTCAATTGAAAATAAGGGAAAAATCCTCAAGAAAGTTCAGGAAAAACACCCTTAAAAAAAGGGGGAAAATCCTGTTGATTATTTGAAATTTTATTAGAAAACTTAATCATCAACTTAAAAATGTAACCTTATGCCTGAAGAAAAAGAAGAAAGTCAGATAATCCCTTGTAATGGAACAAAAACAAAAGATTGGTATTCTTGGATTAATCGTATGCCACCAAAACCAGATGATTTTCACGTAGTTGGCGAGGTCTTGGTTTCAAACCCAGGAGTCGAACCTATGCTCGTTCCCAAAGAGCCTCAAGGTACAAATCCTCAAACTTTATTACTTGATCTTTTTTTACATCAAAAACCTGGTGTCTGGCCTAGAATTATGGTTTGGAAACCAGTGAGATACGACAAGATGAGTAACGTGAATTATTCTAATGTAGAAGTTTTTTGTGATAATTCTATTCTTGCCAAAATGGAAGTTGAAGAAGTTCACTAAGTAAACGAAAGCTTATGAAATTATAAATGGAATACCTAAATAAAGGAAACTCTTTTATGTGAAGTATTTCCTAGTCAGAAATACTTAAAGAAGAAATTATACTAAATATTAAAAAATGGGAAAAGAATTTATATTAATGTCTGGGGGGTTGGATAGTACAACATTGGCATATCATTTAAAAAATGAAAAAAAAATTAATATCGAAGGGCTTTTTATGGATTATGGACAGCCAACTTCTTCGGAAGAATTAAAAACTGTAAGAGATATTGGAAATGATTTGCAAATAAATATAAGAAGGGTTGATTTAAGTACCATATGGAGTAATTTTGAGAACGAAGGTTTAGATCCATATGCTGCTGCATGCACTGAGACAGCAAATATTTTTGCTCCTATTTTGTTGGCTGCAACATTTGCATATGCCGCAGGTAGCACAAAACTTTATTCTGCATTTCATGCTACAGATGTCCAACTTTTTTCATCAACAGTTCCTGTATTAAAGTCTCAAGAAAAGATAATGGAAGAGGTTTCTAAAAAGAAAGGAGTTAATTTTCAATATGCTTTACCATTCATTAATTATTCTAAGGCTCAAGTAATTGAGATCGGACATTCGTTAAAAGTTCCTTTTGAAAAAACATTAACTTGCCTAAATAATGATAAAACAAGCGAAGGGCATTGCGGTGAATGTAATCCTTGTAAAACAAGGAGGAAAGCTTTTAAAGAGGCTAATATATTTGATAAAACTAATTATGCAAAATAATCTTAGTGATTAGCTAAGTTAAAAGATATTTATAATTTGATTGATAATTATTTAATAATATCCAATGCAATCACTAAACCATGCCATAATTTATTCTGGTAAACCCATTTCGAAGAGTCATTTCCAATAGCATTATCCCATCCAATGGCATAGCCCAAATTAAAATTATTAACTCCAACCATTATAAATGTGCCATAAGTAAAAGTTGCAGCTTTTCTATCAACTGATATACCAGGTGCACTTGATGCCGCTTTCAAATCAGTAGCACCTAAATTAAGTAAAAGCCCTCCGTTAATCGAATATTGATTTGTGTTCTTGCCCATAGTCTTTTCAGAAGGGTTAAACACATTTAAACTCAATTTAGCTACTGGTGCTAAACCGATATTAACACCGGTCTCTACTTGATTTGGAATCATGCTTCCGTTATCAACCCTTTTTCGAAATTTAAGTGGGATACTCAAAGTTTGCAAGGCTACTTGAAATTGAGAATATTTAAAACTTTCTTGATATTCAGAAAAATCCGTAATGGAACTTTCAGAAGTATAAATTGCATTATTCAGAGCAATTTTCTTAGCTTCCGATTTAACAACTTTAACAGTCTTTATTAATACTGAATTTTCACTTTTTAAAATATCTTTATTTTTGATTATCAGGTAATCCGTTTTATCACCTATTTTTGTTTTTATAGTTTTTAACACTTTATAAACGCGATACTCATCTTGGGGTCTAGGTTTAGTAATATCTATTGGTCCAGAATCTTGATTATCTACATATTGAAATACATAATTATCTTTTAATACTTTTTTTGTTGGAGAGCAACTGATAAAAAGTGAAGCTACAAATAACAATATTGTTTTTAGAAAAAATTTATTCATTTGATATTGGTGTTTAGTAAGAATTCATTGTTTAGAGTATCAAATTTTAACCTTTGTTTTGAAAGGATAGAGAGTAAAGCAGAAGTCCGTTCTGGACTTAATCTACTAGCCTTATATTCCGCTTCATTGCTTAATGAAATGATTATATATGCATTTGCTTGTGGATTAAAACGCATTTTGTATGCGACTACATCTTGAATATCAGAAAGGCCTTGGATATTACTAGGTTTGATTTGTTCAAAATGTATTTTTTCCTCACAACTTGTAGCTAGAAAAAGAATAACAATAAATAGAATAAAAGAAATTAATTTTTGAGGATTGCTGTTTTTCATAATAGAGTAAGGGGTTAATTAATTGTTCTACAAGTTATTACGATAATTTAGTGTAAGTCAACAGGGTTTTTCCCCTTTTTTGACGGGATTTTGCCTTAGATAATTTGGGTGTTTTTCCCTATTGACTTTTAGCTTTAAAAAGACTACATTTGTAAATTGTCGTTATAGGATTGTCGCTCTTTAACCCTTATTCTTTAAATGTCACAACCAAATCTCCAGTTAAAAGAAGAAAAAGTAGTATGTAAGCCTTTTTTAAGATGGACTGGGTCTAAGTCTTGGTTCGTTAAAAGTCTTTTGAAAGAATATTTACCAAAAAATTTCAATAATTACCACGAATGTTTCCTTGGAGGAGCTTCTGTTTTCTTTTCTCTACAACCTCAAAAAAAAGCTTATTTGTACGATACAAATACTGAATTGATAGAAACTTATATTCAACTAAGGGACAATTTAGATTTAGTAATTAAATCTTTGAAAAGATTAAAAAATACTGAAGAAGAATATTATAGAATTAGAAAAACTAATTCATTAACTCCTCATACACGTGCAGCTAAGTTTATTTATTTGAATAGATGTTCTTTTAATGGGATTTATAGAGTAAATAGGAGAGGTGAATATAATGTACCCTATGGTAAACGAAAAAATGTTGATATTGTTACTGAGGAAAATTTAAAATTAGTTAGCGAATCCTTGAAGGGAATTGAAATAATTAATCATGACTTTTCTTTGGTTTTAGAAAACTTGAAACCAAAGGATTTGGTTTTTCTTGACCCACCGTATACAGTTGCACATGAGCATAATGGTTTCATTGAATATAATCAAAACTTATTCTCTTTGGATGATCAAAAACGATTGGCAGAATTAACCAAAGAAATAGATAAAAAAGGAGCTTATTTTATATTAACTAATGCAGCTCATAAAACCATTCGAAATATTTATCATGGAGTAGGTAAAATTAGAAAAGTTGAAAGATATAGTAAAGTAGGCGGTAGAGCAAAAACTAGAGGAATGTTCAATGAATTTATAATTACTAATATTTTTAATTAATTTCGATTGGAAAATTTAAGTATAACAGTAATTAGTGATTTGCATTGTCATCCTACGGAAGACGGAATTGATGATACTTATCTAAAAACAGACTTACTAAGAACACCATCCGCAGAACATCCTGTTGAAAGTGTTGTTCAGCTCATAAAAGAAAATAATATCACTAGTGATTTGACTTTATGCCCTGGAGATTTTACGAATAAATCGAATAAGCAAGGTTTTATATCTGGTTGGGAATTTTCACTTGAAATACACAAGGCATTAAATGGAAAAGAAATAATAGCAACCTTAGGTAATCATGACATTGATTCTTTTGGGGTTATTTCAGATTATTGTTTTGAAGTTGCTAGAGGTATAAAGAAAGGCTTTCCTATTAAAGATGAAAATCTTCTTGATACTTTCTGGTCGAAGGGTAGTGTTTTTATTGAAGGTGAGAATTATAGAGTATTAGCGATAAATAGTTCTCATTTTCACTACACCAAGAGTACCTCTGAATATGGTAAGGTTGGTGATGAGACTTTGGAATATATTGAATCATATCTTTCAAAAATAGAAGATTCAAAAATTACAATTGCACTATCACATCATCATCCTGTAGATCATTCAAGGCTAAAACTGGGAGAAAAGGATAAAATAGTTAATGGTAACGAATTATTGGAAATAATAGGAAAGTATAAATTTGATTTATTTATTCATGGTCATAAACATGACCCTTTACTGAGATACCATACATGTTATAGTAATAATCATAAAATACCCATATTATCAGCTGGAAGTTTTTCCGCAACATCTAATATTACTTTTTCTGGACAAAGAAATACTTTCCATAAAATAGATATAATTAAAGATAATGGTATTGTAAAGGGAACAATTCAAACGTGGACATTTCTACCTAGAAGTGGATGGAAAGTAAGGTATGACGATGAAGGTTTTCATTCACATACCGGGTTCGGTTTTAGTGGGAAGGTTGAAGAGTTAGCTCTTAAAATTATTAATGAAGTTGGTTCTAGTCATTTAATGAAATGGATAGATATTATTCAAAAATTTCCTGAGGTTAAATATTTAATACCAACGGAAGCTATCGAATTTTCAAAAATAATTAATGAGAAGGGATTGAGATTGGATGAAAAGATTTGGCAAAATCCTGAAGTTATTAGTAATACAAATTTAATCTAAAGATGTCAGATATATTCTATAGCACATACAATGCAAGACATTTAGCACCTAGTGAAGTTGCTGAAACTTTTATTTGGTCGGAAAATTTTGAAAAACTAATACAGAATAATCATTCCATAGTATTAGGTGCTAGGGGCTGTGGGAAAACGACTTTGATGAAGATGTTGACTCTTCCAGCTTTGCATAATTGGAAGATAGATAGTCGTGCAGAATACGTAAAAAACAATATTCCTTTTTACGCTATTTATGTTTCAACTGATATTTATTGGAATGTGAAAAATTTAACTTATGGATCTCAATTAGAAAAATATGGTAAATTTTCAGAAAAGTTATCTCATTTTGCGGTTAGTAGTAATGTATTCACTTCATTATGTGATACGTTTATGAATATTATTTCTTTTGATTTATTAAATAAAGATGAAAATAAAGAAATAGAATTAAGCTTAGAGTTAATCAGGACTTGGAAGTTACACAATGTAATCCCAAAGTTAAAATTTGTAAAAGAAGCCTTAAATGAAAGAATAGATGAAGTTAACCAATTCATTCAAGAGGTAATATTTAATTATTCAGTAGATGATAAAATAGATTATCCAGAATATTATAATCTATCATTTGAAAGTTCTTTAGAGTCGATAATTCCAAAATTTCAACGCATTTATAATATCCCTAAAAATAAAAAATGGGCATTGTGCTTTGACGAGCTTGAATTTGCACCTTTATGGCTTCAAATGAGACTTTTCGCCTCTTTAAGAAGTCGAACTCAGTACATTTTATATAAATTAAGTGCAAGCCCAATATTACCTTCTGAACTTAAAAAAAATATTCTAACTCAATATGGGCCAACTGCAGGTAACGATGTCCGAATGATAAAAATGTGGAAATCCAAAGATGCGGAACAATTTTCAAAAAAAATAATAAGGTCATTATTATCAGATGACAGTGATTTAGCTCAGTTTTTTGGGTCTAACGAGATTTATAATAAAACTTCAAACACTTATGTAAAAGGAAGTAAATTTTACAATGAGATTATGGAGCTTACCAAAAAAGATCAATCATTTACGGATTTCTTAATTGATAAAGGCATTGATTTAGACAATATAGAATTTGATGATGAAGCTAAAAGAGATCAATTATTTAGAAAAATTAAACCAATTGTTTTTTTTAGAAATACTTTCATCAAAAGCAATAAAGATTCCATAATTTTAAATCGAAGTAGAAAAAGTGTTCCAGAACTTTATTTCGGAATTGAGGTACTTTCAAAAGTTTGTGAAGGCAATCCAAGATGGCTTAAAGGTATAATAACACAAATGTTGTCCCGAACTCAATATGAAAGGCCATCTAAAGCAATACAGTATGATGAATTATTTGAAGCTTCAGAAAGATTTAAGAATGTCATTTCTAATATCCCGGTAGGAGAAAATAAATTGACAATTTTTGATCTGATTGATAGAATAGGCAAATATTTTAATAATCAGATTCTTGGAAGTAAATTTTATATGGATCCTAAGGGAACAATTGAAGTAGATGATGAAATAACAAAAATATACCCAAAAATAATTGAGTTAATTGAGAAAGCTGTATCGCAAGGAGCATTGATATTGTTGGACACAAACGACGATTCTTTTGATTTTAAAATTGAAGGGCAAAGATTCAAACTATCATATTTATTTTCTATTCTTTATTCGTTACCTATAAGGAAATATAACAAAGTAAATCTTAATGAATGTATGAGTGGAATAGAGGGAGATAATTATAAACAATATTTATTATTCAAATAGTATCAGAGATGAATATTAAATACGGCAAACAGATTAATATAAATGAACTTACAAATAAGACTATTTCATTATACTTATTTGCTAGAAACCATGAAAGAAGAGTTTATACGGCTTATGAAAGGGTAAATAATTTAAATAAAATTTCGAAAGCAATTGGTTTTTGTTATAATGATTCTTTAAAGAAAAAAGGAAAGTATAAAGAAAGTATAGAGTATATTGAAATTTCTAACCATCAAGAAATCACAAATATCTTAGACATCGAACTATCTAAAATTGAGAGAAAGTCGACAATGCTCATAGTGGATTATTCCTGCATGACAAAGTCTTGGTATTATACTATTATCTTATACTTAAAGAAAAAAAGGTTAATCTGTGAAAATGTAATTGTAACTTTTATTTATACCCCTTCAAAATATAGTAAGCCTTTAGAGCCAAAACCAAATAAAGAAATAGCTCCATTACCAGGGAAATATATTGTACCTACTGATAAACCTAAGGCATTAATAGTTTGTCTTGGGTATGAACAGAGAAAAGCTGAAGGCATTATAGAGCATTTAGACCCCAAGGATTACTATATACTTTATACAAAACCAGCTCTAGACGATAGATTCGTATCTAAGATAGAAAAAAATAACTCGATAATTCTGAAAAAAAGTAAGAAAGTAATAACTTTCCCAATGGACAATTTGTTACTCTTAGAAAGAGAGTTAACATCTCTTTATTATCTTTTAAAAGACGAGTATAGTATAATTATTGCTCCATTAGGCCCTAAACCATTTACATTTATATCTATGTTAATGGCAATAAGGTATAAAGATATTGATATTTGGAGAGTAGGATCAGGTTCGGATATTAACGAGTACAGAAGAGAACCTTTGAGTAAAGATATGTTTATTATTAGTGAAGTAGTTTTCGAAAAATAAGATAAAACATGGTAGGGGAAAATTCTAGAATTTCATAAATTATGAATAAAAGGTATGAATACGATTCATCAATTTCTAAACTATTAGAAAGTGCAGAAATAGCCAAAGATGCTTTGTTAAAACATTTGCAGACTAAGGATAAGAAGGAAATTATTAATGAGGTGTTAAATATGGATAAAAATTCCTTAAAAAAATTAAATCAATGGGCCTTAGAGGGTGAAATATATGAGGTATGTGCTGCTTTAAAAGAAATTTTAAATAAAAAAGACGCATAAAAAGTTTAATATCTATGCAAAATTGACCTAATAGAATTTAAGTAAAAAATCTTCCTC from Aureibaculum sp. 2308TA14-22 includes:
- a CDS encoding RNA polymerase sigma factor, with product MKTNILYTHKELVEKSKIGDRNSQYKLYQLYVDAMYNVGLRMVRIKEDAEDVVQDSFVDAFKNLSSFRYESTFGSWLKRIVVNKSINHLKLKRIPVLPIENEMYRITEETNEDAPVTDIKKISKGIRLLPPGYQQIINLYLIEGYDHIEISEILEISVSTSKSQYHRAKKKLIEIVKTI
- a CDS encoding nuclear transport factor 2 family protein — protein: MKINKILMLAFLFFVTQLTTAQTELQEITSTLMDYIEGTANGEPDRVKKAFHPDLNLYTVAGDSLRVWHGQNYTGGIKKGRISNRIGRIVAIDYENNAASAKIEILMPDAKRRYTDYLLLLKYQGSWKIIHKSYTFVKYPDE
- a CDS encoding 7-cyano-7-deazaguanine synthase, whose amino-acid sequence is MGKEFILMSGGLDSTTLAYHLKNEKKINIEGLFMDYGQPTSSEELKTVRDIGNDLQINIRRVDLSTIWSNFENEGLDPYAAACTETANIFAPILLAATFAYAAGSTKLYSAFHATDVQLFSSTVPVLKSQEKIMEEVSKKKGVNFQYALPFINYSKAQVIEIGHSLKVPFEKTLTCLNNDKTSEGHCGECNPCKTRRKAFKEANIFDKTNYAK
- a CDS encoding DNA adenine methylase, with the translated sequence MSQPNLQLKEEKVVCKPFLRWTGSKSWFVKSLLKEYLPKNFNNYHECFLGGASVFFSLQPQKKAYLYDTNTELIETYIQLRDNLDLVIKSLKRLKNTEEEYYRIRKTNSLTPHTRAAKFIYLNRCSFNGIYRVNRRGEYNVPYGKRKNVDIVTEENLKLVSESLKGIEIINHDFSLVLENLKPKDLVFLDPPYTVAHEHNGFIEYNQNLFSLDDQKRLAELTKEIDKKGAYFILTNAAHKTIRNIYHGVGKIRKVERYSKVGGRAKTRGMFNEFIITNIFN
- a CDS encoding metallophosphoesterase family protein; the encoded protein is MENLSITVISDLHCHPTEDGIDDTYLKTDLLRTPSAEHPVESVVQLIKENNITSDLTLCPGDFTNKSNKQGFISGWEFSLEIHKALNGKEIIATLGNHDIDSFGVISDYCFEVARGIKKGFPIKDENLLDTFWSKGSVFIEGENYRVLAINSSHFHYTKSTSEYGKVGDETLEYIESYLSKIEDSKITIALSHHHPVDHSRLKLGEKDKIVNGNELLEIIGKYKFDLFIHGHKHDPLLRYHTCYSNNHKIPILSAGSFSATSNITFSGQRNTFHKIDIIKDNGIVKGTIQTWTFLPRSGWKVRYDDEGFHSHTGFGFSGKVEELALKIINEVGSSHLMKWIDIIQKFPEVKYLIPTEAIEFSKIINEKGLRLDEKIWQNPEVISNTNLI
- a CDS encoding ORC-CDC6 family AAA ATPase; translation: MSDIFYSTYNARHLAPSEVAETFIWSENFEKLIQNNHSIVLGARGCGKTTLMKMLTLPALHNWKIDSRAEYVKNNIPFYAIYVSTDIYWNVKNLTYGSQLEKYGKFSEKLSHFAVSSNVFTSLCDTFMNIISFDLLNKDENKEIELSLELIRTWKLHNVIPKLKFVKEALNERIDEVNQFIQEVIFNYSVDDKIDYPEYYNLSFESSLESIIPKFQRIYNIPKNKKWALCFDELEFAPLWLQMRLFASLRSRTQYILYKLSASPILPSELKKNILTQYGPTAGNDVRMIKMWKSKDAEQFSKKIIRSLLSDDSDLAQFFGSNEIYNKTSNTYVKGSKFYNEIMELTKKDQSFTDFLIDKGIDLDNIEFDDEAKRDQLFRKIKPIVFFRNTFIKSNKDSIILNRSRKSVPELYFGIEVLSKVCEGNPRWLKGIITQMLSRTQYERPSKAIQYDELFEASERFKNVISNIPVGENKLTIFDLIDRIGKYFNNQILGSKFYMDPKGTIEVDDEITKIYPKIIELIEKAVSQGALILLDTNDDSFDFKIEGQRFKLSYLFSILYSLPIRKYNKVNLNECMSGIEGDNYKQYLLFK